The following proteins are co-located in the Echinicola sp. 20G genome:
- a CDS encoding 4Fe-4S dicluster domain-containing protein gives MSILPQIIFLLFFAAAGYVLYKRISFLKRNIQLGKAESRNDQPAERWQTMALVAFGQKKMFKRWIPALLHLLVYLGFIVINLEVAEFIIDGITGQHRIFAPLLGGTYTFAMNFFEFLAVGVLVSCVIFLIRRNITKVPRLSMKELKGWPALDANLILVIEICLMMAILKMNAADQILASRGVDHYTQLGPLFFSSLLKPMLVGFGDSFLVFVERAAWWFHIVGILGFAIYVTYSKHLHIFLAFPNTWYSNLKPKGEMANMPEVTNEVNMMLGIPTEGNAEPPAEIGRFGAKDINDLSWVNIMNAYSCTECGRCTSECPANITGKKLSPRKVMMDVRDRAEEVGKSLDAGGKGFEDGKSLLGDYISQEEINACTSCNACVEACPVNIDPLSIILQMRRYVAMEESGSPAQWNAMFQNMETSFSPWKFSPSDRFNWAEKVKDEEMK, from the coding sequence ATGAGTATCTTACCTCAGATAATATTTTTACTTTTTTTTGCAGCCGCTGGCTATGTGCTTTATAAAAGGATTTCTTTTCTCAAAAGGAACATTCAGCTAGGTAAAGCAGAAAGTAGAAATGATCAACCTGCTGAGAGATGGCAAACCATGGCCTTAGTTGCCTTTGGCCAAAAGAAAATGTTCAAGCGCTGGATTCCTGCCCTACTTCACCTGTTGGTTTACCTTGGCTTTATTGTCATCAACCTAGAAGTCGCTGAATTTATCATTGACGGTATTACAGGACAACACCGGATCTTCGCTCCACTTCTTGGGGGAACTTATACTTTTGCCATGAATTTCTTTGAGTTTTTGGCAGTAGGTGTGCTCGTCTCTTGTGTTATTTTCCTAATCAGAAGAAATATTACCAAAGTCCCAAGACTTTCCATGAAAGAGCTGAAAGGCTGGCCTGCTTTGGATGCCAATTTGATTTTGGTCATTGAAATTTGTTTGATGATGGCCATTCTGAAAATGAATGCCGCTGATCAAATCCTTGCATCCAGAGGAGTGGACCATTACACGCAGCTAGGCCCTCTCTTCTTTAGCAGTCTGCTCAAGCCAATGTTAGTTGGTTTTGGCGACAGCTTTTTGGTGTTTGTTGAACGAGCAGCTTGGTGGTTTCATATTGTTGGCATATTGGGTTTTGCGATTTATGTTACCTATTCCAAACATTTGCACATCTTCCTGGCCTTTCCCAACACTTGGTACTCCAACCTTAAGCCTAAAGGAGAAATGGCCAACATGCCTGAAGTGACCAATGAAGTGAATATGATGTTGGGTATTCCGACTGAAGGAAATGCTGAACCACCCGCTGAGATTGGCCGCTTTGGAGCCAAGGACATCAATGACTTGAGCTGGGTCAATATCATGAATGCCTACTCTTGTACCGAATGTGGGCGATGCACTTCAGAATGTCCAGCCAATATTACAGGCAAAAAACTTTCTCCCAGAAAGGTGATGATGGATGTCCGAGACAGGGCGGAGGAAGTAGGCAAAAGCCTGGATGCTGGAGGGAAAGGTTTTGAAGATGGAAAGTCGCTTTTAGGCGATTACATTTCCCAAGAAGAAATCAATGCATGTACTAGCTGTAATGCTTGCGTGGAAGCTTGCCCAGTTAACATTGATCCATTATCAATTATTCTTCAAATGCGCCGCTATGTTGCCATGGAAGAAAGTGGCTCTCCGGCCCAATGGAATGCCATGTTTCAAAACATGGAAACCAGTTTTTCTCCTTGGAAATTTTCACCATCAGATCGTTTCAATTGGGCTGAAAAAGTGAAAGACGAAGAAATGAAATAA
- a CDS encoding (Fe-S)-binding protein produces MSNYKVPTMAEMAASGDNPEILFWVGCAGSFDERYKAVTQAFVKILNKVGVSFAVLGPEEACTGDPARRAGNEFLFQMQAVANIQVMNGYNVKKVVTACPHCFNTIKNEYPALGGNYEVIHHSQFLQTLINEGKIVMKGGGEFKGKKITFHDSCYLGRANNVYEAPREIIKALDVELVEMKRCRTKGLCCGAGGAQMFKEPEAGKKDINIERTEEALQTGASAIAVGCPFCLTMMSDGVKNKEKENEVKVFDLAELIAKDQGLS; encoded by the coding sequence ATGTCAAATTATAAAGTACCCACCATGGCCGAAATGGCAGCCTCTGGAGATAATCCGGAAATCCTTTTTTGGGTAGGTTGTGCTGGGTCTTTTGATGAGAGATACAAAGCCGTAACCCAGGCTTTTGTCAAAATCTTAAATAAAGTAGGGGTGAGTTTTGCTGTACTTGGGCCAGAAGAGGCCTGTACAGGAGACCCAGCAAGACGAGCAGGAAATGAATTCCTTTTCCAAATGCAGGCCGTAGCCAACATCCAAGTCATGAATGGCTATAATGTCAAAAAAGTAGTCACCGCTTGCCCTCATTGTTTTAACACTATCAAAAACGAATACCCGGCTTTGGGAGGAAATTACGAGGTCATCCATCACAGCCAGTTTCTCCAGACATTGATCAATGAGGGAAAAATTGTCATGAAAGGTGGCGGTGAATTTAAAGGCAAAAAAATCACTTTCCATGACTCCTGCTACCTTGGCCGTGCCAATAATGTATATGAAGCTCCTAGGGAAATCATCAAAGCCTTGGACGTGGAATTGGTAGAAATGAAACGGTGTAGGACCAAAGGGCTTTGCTGTGGCGCTGGCGGTGCCCAGATGTTCAAGGAACCTGAAGCTGGCAAAAAAGACATCAATATCGAGAGAACGGAAGAAGCCTTGCAAACCGGAGCATCCGCTATAGCTGTAGGTTGTCCTTTTTGCCTGACTATGATGTCCGACGGAGTGAAGAACAAAGAAAAAGAAAATGAAGTAAAGGTATTTGACCTTGCAGAATTAATAGCCAAAGATCAGGGACTTTCATAG
- a CDS encoding PLDc N-terminal domain-containing protein, whose protein sequence is MNLFIINFSGISIGILAVLAIALPVWAIFDLVYSKFVGKNTKLLWIVLIFVFPFIGPLAYFIIGRRDKIINS, encoded by the coding sequence ATGAATCTTTTTATCATCAATTTTTCAGGAATTAGTATCGGCATACTCGCAGTTCTTGCAATTGCGCTTCCAGTCTGGGCCATTTTCGATTTGGTGTATTCTAAATTTGTTGGCAAAAACACCAAACTACTTTGGATAGTCCTGATTTTCGTCTTTCCATTTATAGGTCCATTAGCTTATTTTATTATAGGTAGAAGAGATAAAATCATAAACTCTTAA
- a CDS encoding PLDc N-terminal domain-containing protein, with protein sequence MDTFFSLGIAGLLFGLIPLAIFIWALVDVIQAKFASSDTKLIWVIVIILVPFIGSILYLVIGRKSKINPY encoded by the coding sequence ATGGACACTTTCTTTTCTTTAGGAATTGCAGGATTGCTCTTTGGGCTAATTCCCCTTGCCATCTTTATTTGGGCCTTAGTAGATGTCATTCAAGCCAAATTTGCCTCCAGTGACACCAAACTAATCTGGGTGATCGTGATAATTTTGGTGCCTTTTATCGGGTCAATCCTTTACTTGGTAATTGGAAGGAAAAGCAAAATTAATCCTTATTAA
- a CDS encoding PLDc N-terminal domain-containing protein: protein MGTLIILFTLIPLALMVWALVDVLKAEFADSNTKLIWVIVILLLPFLGSILYLLIGRKEKTQTF, encoded by the coding sequence ATGGGAACACTCATTATTTTATTCACTCTCATCCCTCTTGCGCTAATGGTCTGGGCATTGGTGGATGTGCTGAAAGCCGAATTTGCAGACAGCAACACTAAATTGATTTGGGTCATCGTCATTCTTCTCTTACCATTTTTAGGTTCTATCCTTTATCTTTTGATTGGTCGTAAAGAAAAAACGCAGACATTTTAA
- a CDS encoding OmpA family protein produces MMKNCFLCFIFIALLVVGCTSLPQKGKSQFAAGEYQTAIGTFSKILADNPDDADANYYVAESYRLSNRIEKALPYYDKLLEEEGSFENYFKKAKSLHDQGDYEAAAEAYKQAKEFTSSDSLLALADLGAENISKIKEITDYWPYHELQNYELLNSSGIDYAPIVSENFLYFTSSRRASGAYPATGQGYTKLFRARADGIKVDVQNVQALPEFRNEEGLNQGAIAISPDGNTIIYARGNSTSKNDLPDVSLFISYFRGTGFTDPIWMPVNEEESYWNSTPAFSADGSVLYFASNRPGGYGGIDLYKATKLANGDFGNAENLGPQINTPGNEMFPRPMGDQFFFASDGHPGFGKLDLFVAETKDGKKTITNLGKNINSVGDDFGIFFTDFPKEGFLTSNRDGGVGDDDIYYFQDNTPKPKVVNVFLNVTTLQKTPEGTETTLPSTRVALYDSAKKATGGDFSNQQGKLRFRLEPNAEFTMIASKNGYFTKSIPYSTVGKTPKQEELIQDVTNITLDTTIVLDKLELEKAIVLENIYYDLDKADIRPDAAIELDKLVKILMDNPEIKIELSSHTDARSSDEYNRDLSQRRAESAVNYIVSQGISRDRLVAKGYGEEQLIIENAQTEEEHQTNRRTEFKVIEIEEK; encoded by the coding sequence ATGATGAAAAATTGTTTTCTGTGTTTCATTTTTATAGCTCTTTTGGTGGTTGGCTGTACCAGTCTTCCGCAAAAAGGGAAAAGCCAGTTTGCCGCTGGAGAATACCAAACTGCCATTGGGACTTTTTCAAAAATATTGGCCGACAATCCTGATGATGCTGATGCCAATTACTATGTAGCAGAAAGTTACCGCCTTTCGAACCGCATTGAAAAAGCGCTTCCTTACTATGATAAATTACTCGAGGAAGAAGGATCATTTGAAAACTACTTTAAAAAAGCAAAAAGTCTCCATGATCAAGGGGATTATGAAGCTGCTGCAGAAGCCTACAAACAGGCCAAAGAGTTTACCAGCAGTGATTCCTTGTTGGCTTTGGCTGACCTTGGAGCAGAAAACATCTCAAAAATCAAAGAAATCACAGACTATTGGCCTTATCATGAACTTCAGAACTACGAACTGTTAAACAGCTCAGGAATTGACTATGCACCCATCGTCAGTGAAAACTTCCTTTATTTCACTAGTTCGAGAAGAGCAAGTGGAGCCTATCCTGCAACCGGGCAAGGTTATACCAAATTGTTTCGAGCGCGTGCAGATGGAATAAAAGTAGACGTACAAAACGTTCAGGCATTACCAGAATTCAGAAATGAAGAAGGCCTTAATCAAGGCGCAATAGCCATTAGCCCTGATGGCAACACCATCATTTATGCAAGAGGAAATAGCACCAGCAAAAATGACCTTCCTGATGTAAGTCTTTTTATCTCCTATTTTAGGGGAACTGGCTTTACGGATCCAATTTGGATGCCCGTTAATGAAGAAGAGAGCTATTGGAATTCAACCCCAGCATTTAGCGCTGACGGTTCCGTACTTTACTTTGCTTCCAACAGGCCTGGAGGTTACGGAGGAATTGACCTTTATAAAGCCACCAAGCTTGCCAATGGCGATTTTGGTAACGCCGAAAACCTAGGGCCGCAAATTAATACTCCTGGCAATGAAATGTTCCCCAGACCGATGGGAGATCAGTTTTTCTTTGCTTCAGATGGACATCCTGGCTTTGGTAAGCTTGACCTCTTCGTGGCTGAAACCAAAGACGGCAAAAAAACAATTACCAACCTGGGTAAGAACATCAATTCAGTGGGTGACGATTTTGGAATCTTCTTTACTGACTTCCCGAAAGAAGGCTTCCTTACTTCCAATAGAGATGGAGGAGTAGGTGACGACGATATTTATTATTTCCAAGACAATACACCAAAACCAAAAGTAGTTAATGTATTCTTGAATGTCACCACCCTTCAAAAAACTCCTGAAGGAACAGAAACCACTTTACCTAGTACCAGAGTGGCATTATATGACAGCGCTAAAAAAGCTACAGGTGGAGATTTCTCCAACCAACAGGGCAAGCTAAGATTCCGCTTGGAACCCAATGCTGAGTTTACCATGATCGCCTCCAAAAACGGTTACTTTACCAAAAGTATTCCTTATTCTACTGTGGGTAAAACACCCAAACAAGAGGAGCTGATACAAGATGTCACCAATATCACTTTGGATACCACCATTGTTTTGGATAAGCTTGAACTGGAAAAAGCCATTGTTCTAGAAAACATCTATTACGACCTTGACAAGGCTGACATTAGGCCTGATGCAGCCATTGAATTGGACAAGTTGGTAAAAATACTCATGGACAACCCGGAGATCAAGATCGAGCTTAGCTCCCACACCGATGCCCGTTCAAGTGACGAGTACAATAGAGACCTTTCTCAGCGTCGTGCAGAATCTGCAGTCAACTATATTGTATCACAAGGTATTTCCAGAGATCGTTTAGTCGCCAAAGGCTATGGTGAGGAACAGTTGATCATAGAAAATGCACAGACTGAAGAAGAACACCAAACAAACAGAAGGACAGAGTTTAAGGTTATTGAAATCGAAGAAAAATAA
- a CDS encoding AIR synthase related protein, with amino-acid sequence MDERYMQRGVSASKEDVHQAISKLDKGLFPKAFCKIVEDTLGNDPNYCNVMHADGAGTKSSLAYLYWKETGDLSVWKGIAQDAIIMNIDDLLCVGAINNILVSSTIGRNKNLIPGEVISAIINGTEEVLQMLRDNGVNAVLTGGETADVGDLVRTIIVDSTVTARMRRDEVISNDNIKAGDVVVGIASHGQAKYETAYNGGMGSNGLTSARHDVFNKVLKTNYPESFDPSVPDNLVYTGKYNLTDPAPGTSVDVGKLVLSPTRTYAPIMVEALKYLRPQIHGLVHCSGGAQTKVLHFVDNVHVIKDNLFETPPLFKIIQEESGTDWKEMYKVFNMGHRMEVYLEEKYAEEIIDIAEYHGVDAQIIGRVEPHDGKKVTIKSEHGTFEY; translated from the coding sequence ATGGACGAAAGATATATGCAAAGGGGCGTTTCTGCCTCAAAAGAGGATGTGCACCAAGCCATTTCAAAACTTGACAAAGGACTCTTCCCTAAGGCATTTTGCAAAATAGTAGAAGACACCTTGGGCAATGACCCCAACTACTGTAATGTCATGCATGCGGATGGTGCCGGCACAAAATCTTCCCTAGCCTACTTGTACTGGAAGGAAACAGGAGACCTAAGCGTATGGAAGGGAATTGCACAGGATGCCATCATCATGAATATCGATGACTTGCTTTGTGTGGGAGCGATCAACAATATCTTGGTTTCTTCTACCATTGGAAGAAATAAAAATCTAATTCCAGGTGAAGTGATTTCAGCCATCATCAATGGCACTGAGGAAGTCCTTCAAATGCTTCGGGACAACGGCGTAAATGCCGTGCTTACTGGAGGTGAAACCGCTGACGTAGGAGACTTGGTAAGGACCATCATCGTGGACAGCACAGTGACGGCCAGAATGCGCAGGGATGAAGTCATCTCCAATGACAATATCAAAGCTGGCGACGTAGTAGTCGGCATTGCCTCCCATGGACAAGCCAAGTATGAGACTGCTTATAATGGTGGCATGGGCAGTAATGGCCTTACTTCTGCCAGACATGATGTTTTCAATAAAGTACTGAAAACCAATTACCCAGAAAGCTTTGACCCATCAGTTCCTGACAATTTGGTATATACTGGTAAATACAACCTTACCGATCCAGCCCCAGGTACTTCCGTTGATGTAGGAAAATTGGTACTTTCTCCAACCAGAACTTATGCGCCTATCATGGTAGAGGCATTGAAATACTTAAGACCTCAAATCCATGGCTTGGTACATTGTAGCGGTGGCGCACAAACCAAAGTATTGCACTTCGTTGACAACGTACACGTCATCAAGGACAACCTTTTTGAAACCCCTCCTCTTTTCAAGATTATTCAAGAAGAGAGTGGTACGGACTGGAAAGAGATGTACAAAGTCTTCAATATGGGACACCGCATGGAAGTGTATCTTGAAGAAAAATATGCTGAAGAGATCATCGACATTGCCGAGTACCATGGCGTGGACGCACAAATCATCGGACGAGTAGAACCTCATGATGGTAAAAAAGTAACTATTAAAAGTGAGCACGGAACTTTTGAATATTAA